One genomic window of Gossypium hirsutum isolate 1008001.06 chromosome D11, Gossypium_hirsutum_v2.1, whole genome shotgun sequence includes the following:
- the LOC107913290 gene encoding F-box/kelch-repeat protein At5g60570 isoform X1, with the protein MAFIFLSRSIATPPDLEAWTKRAEIMKCCDKVKKYDKVNNSWSVVKRLPVRADSSYGWGLAFKACGNNLLVIGAGDHGGHDDGVIVLHSWNQDEENRDGQEWNVLAVKARAGTFVYNCAVMGC; encoded by the exons ATGGCGTTCATCTTCCTCTCTCGAAG CATTGCCACACCTCCAGATTTAGAAGCTTGGACCAAGAGAGCAGAAATAATGAAGTGTTGTGATAAGGTTAAGAAATATGATAAGGTTAATAACTCATGGAGTGTTGTGAAGAGACTACCTGTGAGGGCGGACTCTTCCTACGGTTGGGGGCTGGCATTTAAAGCATGCGGAAACAATTTACTAGTAATAGGAGCTGGAGATCATGGAGGGCATGATGATGGAGTAATTGTTCTGCATTCTTGGAATCAAGATGAGGAAAACAGGGATGGACAAGAGTGGAATGTGCTTGCTGTCAAGGCACGGGCAGGTACTTTTGTGTATAATTGTGCGGTAATGGGCTGTTAA
- the LOC107913290 gene encoding CTP synthase isoform X2 produces MVPNTNRRHSSLIFLLSAFRCRNLHCTNRRWRSSSSLEGKDNFCLIHVSLIPDLLTCRLAQPLLDNTKMKLSQFCHVEVANILNIHYVLNIWHIPLLLRHCHTSRFRSLDQESRNNEVL; encoded by the exons ATGGTTCCCAACACCAACCGCcggcattcatctttgattttcctCCTTTCCGCCTTTCGTTGTCGAAATCTACACTGCACCAATCGACGATGGCGTTCATCTTCCTCTCTCGAAG GGAAAGATAACTTCTGCCTCATTCATGTCAGCCTAATTCCTGATCTACTTACATGTCGCTTAGCTCAG CCATTATTGGATAATACAAAGATGAAACTTTCACAATTTTGTCACGTTGAG GTTGCGAACATCCTAAATATTCATTATGTTCTGAACATTTGGCATATTCCTCTCTTACTTAGA CATTGCCACACCTCCAGATTTAGAAGCTTGGACCAAGAGAGCAGAAATAATGAAGTGTTGTGA
- the LOC107913290 gene encoding uncharacterized protein isoform X3 translates to MVPNTNRRHSSLIFLLSAFRCRNLHCTNRRWRSSSSLEGKDNFCLIHVSLIPDLLTCRLAQPLLDNTKMKLSQFCHVEHCHTSRFRSLDQESRNNEVL, encoded by the exons ATGGTTCCCAACACCAACCGCcggcattcatctttgattttcctCCTTTCCGCCTTTCGTTGTCGAAATCTACACTGCACCAATCGACGATGGCGTTCATCTTCCTCTCTCGAAG GGAAAGATAACTTCTGCCTCATTCATGTCAGCCTAATTCCTGATCTACTTACATGTCGCTTAGCTCAG CCATTATTGGATAATACAAAGATGAAACTTTCACAATTTTGTCACGTTGAG CATTGCCACACCTCCAGATTTAGAAGCTTGGACCAAGAGAGCAGAAATAATGAAGTGTTGTGA